AAAAATCACTGATGCAAGTACatgtaaatgtaaataaatgtaaattttgcacttgtatagcgcactactcacccgttagggtctcaaggcgctgtactcataccgctatggaacccctcctggcttttccctgtgaggtgcccccagggtgaagccaggcatccaagcgctgttggggccgttgtggaaattaagcaagctattgcccagagttggacccattaattagattaggcactgaggcgagaattatctggtccaagggaattgagcccaagacctgccgaagcgggacttgaaccctggtcttgagccagatctctgcttcagggtctgccactctaaccattgtgccacacttctccacacataCATGAAACTTCCACCCTAAATGTGTTAGGTTCCCAGATGAGCTGGTGCTGGAATAGAGTGTGCAGcagccaggttctgttcccagcaACTATTCTTGAGATGTGACGCATATTTTTCTCAAAGCTTCCAATCTGGGTCCCAGTGCACTGTGCCCATCCTAGCACAGAGACAGATTAATCCAGACATTCAGTGTACTTCCAAGCAAGAAGCCCTAGAAGGCTCTTTTCCAGCATGGCCAACTGCACATTCTCACCTCGCAAGTGatctaattttattttttcaagcGGGATCCTGGTTGAGACAGTTGAAGGACAAACGCAGCACAGCTGTAATATCAAACAAGTTGACCATATGCAGCAGCCCACCAAGACAATCAAAGACCTCCCTACGGGATAACTTCACAAGTTACTAAGGGAGAAATGGAGCATTTAGTTTTTGACAGTCAGATGTGCCGATCTAGGCATACTCTGTAGAAATACCAAATATGCATTTCTGTGGGATAATAATAGTTCATGCGGCACACTATATAAACAGCATTGTGGTACTTAATAATAATTGCTCATTATCTATCATTCACCCTGCTCCTCTCAGCGATGTCCCTCGAGATTAAACCTCCATTGCACTCATCCTTATACAGAAAGTCATTTTATCACCTCTAGTGAAATGTTTATTGTTTCAGCTATCAGCCTTACAATAAGTAAACCAACAGCTGGTTAAAACATAATTTCATATATACTTAAAACATATACAGTACAATCAAAAAACATATTGATGGCAAACATCACATAAGTGTTGGCATCTATAATTTCTGCAGATGCAAGACAGTATCataataaaacatatggcaagaaaAATAAGCCGAGAGTACAGTCAAGGAGCTCTCCACAAGTACTGTTCAGGAAAAAAACAGACAATTGATGCATCAGCGCAGAGTGGGGCTATATTAAAGTTCACATGCAAAGGAACATTTGTGCAATCCAACATCTAACTAAAAACGGTCAGccacagaaacatttaaaaaatgcaggtaTGTAAAACATATCAGAGGACACAGACAGTGAGGTATCAACCTAGATTAAGCTCAGGGCAAAATCAGTCAAATAACGTCTCCATACAGGAAATAGGTCAAAAGCAACGTCCAACTctaaaaaacatacataaaaacaaagaacAGACTCAACAGAAGAGGTCCCTCTCTTAGGGGTGGCTAGGCAGCCCATAAATATGATACAACGTAATTGAGAAGATATTTATCATCAGTTCCGAGGCAAAGCAACAGTGTCAGTTTAACAAATTTAACCTCACAATGTCTAAAAAAACGGGAAATAGCCAATGACTGCGTGCAGAGTCATAATGTGTGAAAAACAGCAAGAAGTGTAATAAATTGCCTTCCCTTCAAATTTACAACTGCAGTATTCCGAACCAGCAGCGAGTCCATTGCTTCTAACTGGTCGGCAGAATACCCAGTCTGTATTTTACATACAATGATAGCTTAAGCTCAGGGAAGATCAAATCCAGGTAGaatgtgatagagcggtccgtagtaataatttacctgtgttcggacgctctttaggccgatgaatcttttgactaagtgggaactctctgtactcttaatcgatcagtcgaatcaaatcaataatcaataacgaacataagcaataccttgatcaacataacacttaacaattaatccagaatacatttcggcgaaccctgacctttcagtcaggaataaccacgccagtttattacaaagttagtgaatttatttccctatattaacaaagctagcacaatatatatgtctcaacaccaaatgataaacgtaaatgaacattaatagctgtccataacggcgaaacaagtgtaatctatgtagcatttgaatcacaaggcattcgataatggcaatgcaaagcactaatacgataatctgtaatgagctaattgcatacatttagtcagcataacaagatttcaaattgcatcgtgcaacatatggaatcctcatctaacctcaaattagcatcggcatgtgggacttcatgcaaaaacaatttagcaacataaatttagaaaactcctagctagggatcttatcaaaatcagcagttggttacctaaaagaaacacaatgcaattgtacaatttcctttcatatttaccaattacgatcagcatacaaggaagtcttcgtctcacaggtaccattcttcggtcagcatgggtaccgtttcgatcagcatgggacggggcaaaggggcaggggtggacggggcaattgcctcacggcggcaaggtaaaactactacttcatgcaaagggcatttcaaagttaaagtctctagggccagaatcattaaagtctctttctctcgattagagaaagcatcaaagtctctcaaaatggcattgcagcaaagtgggccataatagctacgaagtctgcaaaatggcgggtatcgagctggtaatggctgcaaaaggctaccttcttctcgtgcacctggtttttatagacaacagttcgaatccagtagggtctccattggagggttcataggttagcttcaaattgtccaatcaaaaacgacagttctcaagcttttacttaagcatacattatccttggagatgggtacgcaagttgcaacattgtctaccaattagctcactttcagagcctccattgtccgcacctgcaagtcgaccttgaagtaagaagaaaatatgccaggctggcacgaaactttaagataagcatgtgaacagtttctgtggaaaagtacagcttcaagcagaaatacacgtttaatagcacattggaaaaaaaatacgagcatctaaaccgtgagaccaggccactaggccaaagcctccactaaagtaatgctaagctaaagcatttcaaacaagcaaatcgtagcacacgtttacgattatgtcggattagtgcaattctaatacaccacgttatatgaagcacgcgtataaatgttggcaaactactctaagggcacattttgtccccgtacaatctttattagttcggttaaagtcacacatgattatttcacactgcgttaataaatcaaaaccttcattttctgcttcatcaatccctcctctgatgactacttgtcatcacacaaattaagcccacaaattttattccattaaaattctgtcagttctcttttccttttagttcccctagtttgtgctttgtattcttctgccattcttttcataattttctcctcctttcttctttttattctttccataatcattattattcccctttttattccccaaattccaaatacacaaattatcactattaaaattccctctattatttttaacaatattccattccaaattcccccaatccagtgtcccactgaagcaagtccttttccaaccttctcccacactcctggttctttcagttccttcaaatctgcactttcttttgttagattagcaagcatagttttaattttcacactattgtcaggtatataggtacaacagtgtcgcgcaccaagcattttgcaaacaccgccatcctttgctaaaagaatgtctaaagcaagcctattttgaagagtcatagctctttccgctgcaagttcagcatctatcaggattatagcaccttaaaactttgtcaacatgttatccactatagtagacaactttcttattttgatggaattcaacacaactcccaatgaaggaatcatggctccaaatatatcacctaccacagcagctgcggtctctcttttctggatacgatgggatccagatgtcttttgaatcatcgataggtcatccagttgataaacctttgggaacactatacccaaataacatctcccccaccatccctttggaagacgataataggcattatacccacaaatgtaatatacacctggaatgacagggtcaagtccgtccatcatgaatgtccatttggctttaaagataaacgtgtgtttacactcactcgcccctacaaaaatgttgtcataataagattcacctcgatatatacaaaacttccctacatgccaagcatctaaagcaattttcccttgtgtctttattgcagcaaaatcataattatctactgaagtcctcttatgtaactccttttctaatttcgccttcatttgagcccttctatcatctgtgcgatctaaaaagcttatttctactgcagagagtgagcaggtaagattttccctatgagcatgagccgtttcaaaaggttgcattggctcgaaaaattccctcataatttttgcatcccaatcttttgcagtctggcttagctgcgctattataggaacataagcaaaggtaacatcataatttgagtaaaaatactgtatgttagtttgaccataaaacctagacattactatactacatgtaatcccgtatgtaagaggcatgtggtgatatgtcaccccttccttcactgatgtcggtatctgggtacacacataacaatctttcgcatccattgtctcaacatattctgttagtaagcgatagaaaacattatacgaaagctctttcctatcatgcaagagtctctcatccattgctaaccttttcaatgcagttagttcagtgacagtaacaggagcaaaagtagaagcctcaatattctcattctcaccctttccatgcattccaagcacaattgccattattattagtacacatgtaattaccaagcctatacacacatatttacaatatttctttctattgttttgcgtcatgatctgtatagaatcagagagctagaagcacttataaattaaacttatttagcaattcagttacaaagctgaacgagcgcaatgttcacaccgtcttctccaagagccaagtcacttatcggttagcagcatttgtctcaattcggcaataactcagtccttaTCTGttaagcaaatgtctcatccggtttagcaatgtctcagctggttgtttgtttcacgttagattgtagcaagcaatatcatttatcaccctttcaatcaacactgtccataaaacttttcttttctattggtatctcttcctcttcctcttcttcgttctcgatgcttagagatacaaactcgtcagtccaatcatcattgactgcatatgcccattctggaccggaataccttctgtttggtatccttttccttttcaattttgcttctcttttcgattctgcctcgctggtactttcctcttttgtcaagtccttttcttcactcgaggttggtaccacgacagacacttcttttcttttctcttttacttttggcctttctccgtcgttcaaaccttctccggacctttgttttactggtgatatacttagtctcctctttgcaccatgtccatttgatggacctgcaaccttttctgtagaggtttgagctttttcgttctgctctgccttgtcccctccttcaggggaatcgatcacgttctccttttctttttctgtatcgtctgtttctgggaaagccctcttctgatcaggctctcctgccttttcacctttttcgagcccttcgtcaccgttactttcgtcaggctctgtatcactttcagctgcttcaggttctttgtcaccttcagctgcttcaggctttttgctaccctcagctgcttcaggttctttgtcacctgcagcttcttcgtcgctgtctgaactttctccttggtcttccccaagtgagtcggactcttcgttctccaataatatctctctttctcctgcttctgcctgtccgttttcagttcggttttgttctgtctcagcactcagcactgttttatcaggcactggcaatttcagcgcttcaacttcctcatctgtgggacacaacaccttctttgtgtgactggcgtgaatccagttgggaacccccgcacacttcacagcggtagttgtcgtcaggatcacttggaaagggcctttccaacggggttccagacacgactttctcacgtgcttctttaccacgacccagtcacctgctttcagtgcgtgtcctggaccttggatcggtggcaaggtggtcgcttccacctggtgagagaaagagcgaaccacgtcagccagtcctttgcagtagtctaacaccatatcatctgtaatattcaaaagcgcgtttgcgggaactgcaggaagtctcatagccctgcccatgagaatttcgtgcggggacaatccagtttttctatcaggggtgtttctcattgacattagcactaagggtaatgcgtcaggccatttcaagtttgtcgatgcacatattttcgccattcttgatttcagtgtaccattcatctgctccaccaatcctgatgcttcagggcgatagctacaatgcagtttttgctcaatgttcagcgcttcgcaaagtaactttatcacctcgttgttgaagtgacttcccctatctgattctaaagagatcgggaatccgaaacgtggtattaactctctcaacaatagctttgcaactgtaaggctgtcatttctacgtgtggggtatgcctcaatccagtgactaaaaatgcacacaatcaccaacacatatttcaaacctccatgcacgggcatctcaatgaagtccatctgcatacgactaaaaggcccgcttgccctaccaatgtgactcgcgttcacaactgttccctttcctgggttcatctgctggcaagtgacacatcgatggcaaactgcttctgcagcttgacgaaatctggggttaaaccaatcagtttttaacaatcttatcatggcatctctccctaggtgagcttgcccatgatagaaccgcgcaagctgtgataggagactatttggcaaaacaaattttccctcatgtgaaacccataactcgtcttgtctctttatacattgtgatttaatccaggaatctctttcatcctccctgacattattctgtagtgcttttagttcctctattgtatctacgaccttcaaggcaaatgcttcagctggttctagttctggctcacttatcgaattccactcatctctgagtaatatacagttcaaggcacaaaatcttgcgacttgatccgcatatgcatttcccagagaaacatagggcctgattctaactttggaggacggtgttaaaccgtcccaaaagtggcggatataccacctaccgtattacgagttccatatgatataatggactcgtaatacggtaggtggtatatccgccacttttgggacggtttaacaccgtcctccaaagttagaatcaggcccatagtcctgtcctttcgtgtgagcactgcactttaccactgcaacttcagctggcacttgaatggcatgtaacaattcccttatcctttccccgttcttcactggggatcctgaagaagtcaggaaacctctctgtgaccatagttgtccgaagtcatgcacaatcccaaacccatattggctatcagtgtaaatggtgactttcatcaatgcagacagttgacatgctctggtaagggctacaagttctgctacttgtgcagaatagactccttgaagccatcccgcttccaagacacctgtcacagtacatacagcgtatcctgctttcaaaatccccatcccgtctcttagacatgaaccatcaacaaaaagaatttggtcattttcatcaagtttagtatccttaatgtccggtcggggttttgtgcaaaattcagtcac
This portion of the Pleurodeles waltl isolate 20211129_DDA chromosome 12, aPleWal1.hap1.20221129, whole genome shotgun sequence genome encodes:
- the CFAP263 gene encoding cilia- and flagella-associated protein 263 isoform X1, yielding MTVCVYPNNHAGHRDGKCQDRVPGGGRSGAAAVRAELPRYRGTAHRVTKLQVEATTLPPIQGPGHALKAGDWVVVKKHVRKSCLEPRWKGPFQVILTTTTAVKCAGVPNWIHASHTKKVLCPTDEEVEALKLPVPDKTVLSAETEQNRTENGQAEAGEREILLENEESDSLGEDQGESSDSDEEAAGDKEPEAAEGSKKPEAAEGDKEPEAAESDTEPDESNGDEGLEKGEKAGEPDQKRAFPETDDTEKEKENVIDSPEGGDKAEQNEKAQTSTEKVAGPSNGHGAKRRLSISPVKQRSGEGLNDGERPKVKEKRKEVSVVVPTSSEEKDLTKEESTSEAESKREAKLKRKRIPNRRYSGPEWAYAVNDDWTDEFVSLSIENEEEEEEEIPIEKKSFMDSVD